From Methanocella paludicola SANAE, a single genomic window includes:
- a CDS encoding SLC13 family permease — protein MIGEIIVFIITYFLIMVRPWKLNEATGALIGALLMAAFLQPHQILEALGFSTAYATPLVNTWNVVLILIELMVISTFLDDYGFFEYCAVKAMHLAGGDTRKLFTYTYAVTCFITAFTSNDIAILTLTPIILKFCRRAGLNAKPFMYSFFFAANIASMFLYIGNLTNILIGDAFKLGYFDFTAYMFLPTMAAIIVNYVIFYYMFRGSMEASYPVADDTHAGALIKNKAMVAVGLVVLAFVLIGCGFANWLLLPLSIVTTVGAIAIYIAERKPVLRTKRISWRVVVFVISLFIVVKGLEVSGVNAIIGSFILSIVGQNPVYATFFISMASAFMCNVVNNIPMTAMMVPITSSIAMTPEMALAMAYSLVIGSNLGANITITGALAGILWIECARIEKWSTGISEFIKIGLTVTPIVILASAAVLALEILLF, from the coding sequence ATGATCGGCGAAATTATCGTTTTTATCATCACGTACTTCCTCATCATGGTGAGGCCGTGGAAGTTGAACGAGGCCACCGGTGCCCTTATCGGGGCTCTGCTTATGGCGGCCTTTTTACAGCCCCACCAAATCCTTGAGGCGCTGGGCTTTTCCACCGCTTACGCCACGCCCCTGGTCAATACGTGGAACGTCGTGCTCATTTTAATAGAGCTCATGGTCATCAGCACATTCTTAGATGACTATGGCTTCTTCGAGTACTGCGCAGTAAAGGCAATGCACCTCGCCGGAGGCGACACCCGTAAATTATTCACCTATACCTACGCCGTCACCTGCTTCATTACGGCTTTCACGTCGAACGACATCGCCATCCTCACGCTGACCCCCATCATACTCAAATTCTGCCGGCGGGCAGGGCTCAATGCTAAGCCCTTCATGTACTCGTTCTTCTTCGCGGCCAACATCGCCTCTATGTTCCTTTACATAGGCAATCTCACGAACATCCTCATTGGCGACGCGTTCAAGCTGGGATACTTCGACTTTACGGCCTACATGTTCCTGCCCACGATGGCCGCCATCATCGTCAATTATGTAATATTCTATTACATGTTCAGGGGCTCGATGGAGGCGTCCTATCCCGTTGCGGACGATACGCATGCCGGGGCGCTCATCAAAAATAAAGCCATGGTCGCTGTCGGGCTTGTCGTGCTCGCCTTCGTGCTCATCGGGTGCGGCTTTGCCAACTGGCTTCTGCTGCCCCTTTCCATCGTGACCACCGTCGGCGCCATAGCCATCTATATCGCCGAGCGCAAGCCCGTCCTGCGAACTAAAAGAATATCCTGGAGAGTCGTAGTCTTCGTCATCTCCCTGTTCATCGTGGTAAAAGGCCTCGAGGTCAGCGGCGTCAATGCGATAATCGGCAGCTTCATCCTGTCCATCGTCGGCCAGAACCCCGTATACGCCACGTTCTTCATATCCATGGCCTCGGCCTTCATGTGCAATGTGGTCAACAACATCCCAATGACCGCCATGATGGTGCCCATCACGTCGAGCATCGCGATGACTCCGGAGATGGCCCTGGCTATGGCGTATTCGCTGGTCATAGGAAGCAACCTGGGGGCAAACATCACCATAACCGGTGCGCTGGCGGGCATCCTCTGGATCGAGTGCGCCAGGATCGAAAAATGGAGCACCGGCATCTCGGAGTTCATTAAAATAGGGCTGACAGTGACGCCCATCGTCATACTGGCATCGGCGGCAGTACTGGCCTTAGAGATCCTGCTCTTCTAA
- a CDS encoding SemiSWEET family sugar transporter codes for MVVLELTVFGIIGSILLSFSFLPQCYRLLSTKSAKDISIYYMMVLVAGSFCLTVYGYGIRDPIVFILNLYATLANCELMMLKVYYDRRNMPSMQAN; via the coding sequence ATGGTCGTCCTCGAGCTAACCGTATTCGGCATCATCGGCAGCATCCTCTTATCGTTCTCGTTTCTGCCCCAGTGCTACAGGCTTTTAAGCACAAAAAGTGCAAAGGACATTTCCATATACTACATGATGGTCCTCGTAGCGGGCTCATTTTGCCTGACCGTCTACGGGTACGGCATCAGGGACCCCATCGTGTTCATCCTGAACCTATACGCGACGCTGGCGAATTGTGAGCTGATGATGTTAAAAGTTTATTATGACAGGAGAAATATGCCCTCTATGCAGGCTAATTAA
- a CDS encoding PAS domain-containing protein, translated as MKDPILHQLGERIKELTALHTTAKVFQKRNTLPELLQEVVSIIPPAWQYPEAAAARIVLNGMEFKTNNFRETRWKQSASFITTDGKNGVIDVYYLEEKPPESEGPFLAEERNLINSLAEMLKIYMDKKLVEDALLESEERFRTTFEHAAVGITHVGLDGRFIRANRKFCDIIGYDCKQVIGKQFQDITCRYDVETEAEYKDKLLQGRIHTYSIEKRDIRQDGTPVWVNQTVSLVREPSGEPKYFIFVMEDISDRKRAEQERKKLLHDMGERIKELTAMYRAMEIVQQEKPVRELLQEIVETLPDAWQYPDVTAARIMFEGHEYKTADFVKTEWSQVASFHTYDARDGLIEVVYLEDRPPEAEGPFLTEERDLINSLAQILRSFLNHKMAEDALAESEKLYRTLAEAAHDMVYIIDESERLVYLNDYARDIIGEDPHEFIGKRARGLYPPETAERHESSERHVWATGEPVYFEEFTEFPSRSLWTATWLVPVKGKNGGTTSLMGIVRDIDARKRAEEAIVNAEKEISKCKKTPS; from the coding sequence GTGAAAGATCCGATCTTACATCAGCTTGGAGAGCGTATAAAAGAGCTGACTGCCCTCCATACGACGGCGAAGGTATTTCAGAAGCGGAATACGCTGCCTGAGCTGCTGCAGGAGGTCGTATCGATCATTCCGCCGGCCTGGCAGTATCCCGAAGCGGCTGCAGCCCGTATCGTGCTCAACGGCATGGAATTTAAAACAAATAATTTCCGGGAGACCCGGTGGAAGCAAAGCGCGAGTTTCATTACGACCGATGGTAAGAACGGCGTCATCGATGTCTATTACCTCGAAGAAAAGCCCCCGGAATCCGAAGGCCCGTTCCTGGCAGAGGAAAGGAACCTGATCAATTCCCTGGCGGAAATGCTAAAGATCTACATGGATAAGAAGCTAGTGGAAGATGCCTTACTGGAGAGCGAAGAAAGGTTCCGGACGACCTTTGAGCATGCGGCAGTGGGCATTACGCATGTCGGGCTCGACGGGCGGTTCATTCGGGCCAATCGTAAATTTTGCGATATCATCGGCTATGACTGTAAGCAGGTCATCGGTAAACAGTTCCAGGATATCACCTGCAGGTACGATGTAGAAACGGAGGCCGAATATAAGGATAAGCTGTTGCAGGGCAGGATCCATACTTATTCCATTGAAAAGCGGGACATCAGGCAGGATGGAACGCCTGTTTGGGTAAATCAGACAGTCTCGCTGGTCCGGGAGCCTTCGGGGGAGCCTAAATATTTTATTTTCGTGATGGAGGACATTAGCGACCGTAAGCGTGCGGAGCAGGAGAGAAAAAAGCTGTTGCACGACATGGGAGAGCGTATCAAAGAATTGACCGCCATGTACCGGGCCATGGAGATCGTCCAGCAGGAAAAGCCGGTCCGGGAACTGCTGCAGGAGATCGTGGAAACGCTGCCCGATGCCTGGCAATATCCCGATGTCACCGCCGCCCGCATCATGTTCGAAGGCCATGAGTATAAGACAGCCGATTTTGTAAAGACAGAATGGAGCCAGGTCGCGTCTTTCCATACATACGATGCCCGGGACGGCCTCATTGAGGTAGTATACCTGGAGGACCGGCCGCCTGAAGCGGAAGGGCCGTTTCTGACCGAGGAGCGGGATCTGATCAATTCATTAGCACAGATATTGCGATCTTTCCTGAACCATAAAATGGCCGAGGACGCGCTGGCGGAAAGCGAAAAGCTCTACAGGACACTGGCGGAAGCGGCCCACGATATGGTCTATATCATCGACGAGAGCGAGCGGCTCGTTTACTTGAATGATTATGCGAGGGATATCATCGGCGAAGACCCGCACGAGTTCATCGGTAAACGGGCCAGGGGATTATACCCCCCTGAAACAGCCGAGCGGCATGAGTCGAGCGAAAGGCACGTTTGGGCGACGGGCGAGCCGGTTTATTTTGAAGAGTTTACCGAGTTCCCATCCAGGAGCCTGTGGACAGCAACGTGGCTCGTGCCGGTCAAGGGAAAAAACGGTGGAACGACTTCGTTGATGGGCATCGTCAGGGATATCGATGCCCGGAAGAGAGCCGAGGAAGCCATCGTCAACGCGGAAAAGGAAATTAGTAAATGTAAAAAAACACCATCATAA
- a CDS encoding glutamate synthase-related protein: MSDLYANSRSTTDTAVRKKDVNPTSGMCPICIKDCKILCEVGKSALRGREVLYPDTESFGHSTASSNKDYGLDWSDFQILTEALGAKGIEPNSDVATFPNVDISTVAGGVHLSVPVFTAGLGSTAVAKNYWDGLAVGAAISGSMQVIGENVCGMDMDAVITKGKVTKSPDMDFRVKRFRDFWDGKNGNIVVQTNVEDQRLGTDVYALSKLEVDIIERKWGQGAKAIGGEVRIYDLKKAQELKKRGYIVIPDPEDPAVQKAFKDGAFKTFERHSRVGFPEFKGFVEDIEWLRDQGAKKVFLKTGAYRPATTAFTLKCASAAHIDLLTIDGAGGGTGMSPVPMMNDCSTPTVYLQAQVMNCVKIMKENGMYVPDIAFAGGFVNETQIFKSMAMSDLGSGPTVKAIAMARAPITAVMKATYFNELSKKNDLPSGFAKVYTSDPAKFMIAYNELEEKFGKDVKKLPLGAIGLYTYWHDRIGVGLQQLMAGSRKFKLDCIARSDIASISERATRVTGIPLISDIESDLMTRILLDGSSNGSAVKSKMTKKQSVAVKSRIK, encoded by the coding sequence ATGAGCGACCTATACGCTAATTCTCGATCGACCACGGATACGGCCGTCCGCAAGAAGGATGTCAATCCGACTAGCGGTATGTGCCCTATTTGTATAAAAGACTGTAAGATATTATGTGAAGTCGGCAAGTCGGCCCTCAGGGGACGCGAAGTATTGTACCCTGACACGGAATCCTTCGGCCACTCGACCGCATCGTCGAACAAGGACTACGGCCTGGACTGGTCGGACTTCCAGATCCTGACCGAGGCCCTGGGCGCGAAGGGGATCGAGCCCAACTCCGACGTTGCGACGTTCCCGAACGTCGACATCTCTACGGTGGCCGGCGGCGTGCACCTCAGCGTGCCGGTATTCACTGCCGGACTGGGCTCCACCGCCGTCGCGAAGAACTACTGGGACGGCCTGGCGGTCGGCGCGGCGATCTCGGGCTCGATGCAGGTCATCGGCGAGAACGTCTGCGGCATGGACATGGATGCCGTCATCACGAAGGGCAAGGTCACCAAGTCCCCGGACATGGACTTCCGCGTTAAGAGATTCAGGGACTTCTGGGACGGCAAGAACGGCAACATCGTCGTCCAGACCAACGTCGAGGACCAGAGGCTCGGCACTGACGTTTATGCATTATCAAAGCTCGAAGTAGACATCATCGAGAGGAAATGGGGCCAGGGCGCCAAGGCGATCGGCGGCGAGGTCAGGATCTACGACCTCAAGAAGGCGCAGGAGCTCAAGAAGAGAGGCTATATCGTCATCCCCGACCCCGAGGACCCCGCGGTCCAGAAGGCGTTCAAGGACGGCGCGTTCAAGACCTTCGAGAGGCACAGCCGTGTCGGCTTCCCCGAGTTCAAGGGCTTCGTCGAGGATATCGAGTGGCTCCGCGACCAGGGCGCGAAGAAGGTCTTCCTTAAGACCGGCGCGTACAGGCCCGCAACAACGGCTTTCACCCTCAAGTGCGCATCGGCGGCCCACATCGACCTGCTCACAATCGACGGTGCAGGCGGCGGCACGGGCATGAGCCCGGTCCCGATGATGAACGACTGTTCCACCCCGACCGTATACCTGCAGGCGCAGGTCATGAACTGCGTCAAGATCATGAAGGAGAACGGCATGTACGTCCCGGATATCGCCTTTGCGGGCGGATTCGTCAACGAGACGCAGATCTTCAAGTCCATGGCGATGTCCGACCTGGGCAGCGGCCCCACGGTCAAGGCCATAGCGATGGCCCGTGCTCCGATCACGGCGGTCATGAAGGCCACGTACTTCAACGAGCTTTCCAAGAAGAACGACCTGCCGTCGGGCTTTGCGAAAGTCTACACCTCGGACCCCGCGAAGTTCATGATCGCCTACAACGAGCTCGAGGAGAAGTTCGGCAAGGATGTCAAGAAGCTACCGCTGGGCGCAATCGGCCTGTACACCTACTGGCACGACCGCATCGGCGTGGGCTTACAGCAGCTCATGGCCGGCTCGCGCAAGTTCAAGCTTGACTGTATCGCCAGGAGCGACATCGCATCGATCTCCGAGCGTGCAACTCGCGTGACGGGCATCCCCCTGATCTCGGACATCGAGTCCGACCTGATGACTCGCATTCTGCTTGACGGTTCTTCGAATGGCTCGGCCGTTAAGTCCAAGATGACGAAGAAGCAGTCGGTCGCTGTCAAGAGCAGGATCAAGTAA
- a CDS encoding HEAT repeat domain-containing protein, which translates to MDIDYWLDELTTENKELRLAAIEMLGLSGETGVTGHLVEQLKERDEEIRAEAVEAMGALNDTMAITYLMDAISDNSSLVRTSAAIALGKLKDSRSVYVLERALNDKDIDVRWRAAEALNAMGCNPLK; encoded by the coding sequence ATGGATATCGACTACTGGCTTGATGAGCTTACTACGGAGAATAAAGAATTACGGCTGGCAGCCATCGAGATGCTGGGCCTCTCCGGCGAAACCGGCGTTACCGGTCATCTTGTGGAGCAGCTTAAGGAAAGGGATGAGGAGATACGCGCAGAGGCTGTTGAAGCGATGGGCGCTCTGAACGATACAATGGCAATAACGTACCTCATGGACGCTATTTCGGACAATAGTTCTCTCGTGAGGACGAGCGCCGCAATTGCCCTCGGGAAGCTGAAAGACTCGCGATCCGTGTACGTGCTTGAGAGAGCGCTCAACGACAAGGACATTGACGTCCGATGGAGGGCGGCAGAGGCGCTCAATGCGATGGGCTGTAATCCCTTGAAGTGA
- a CDS encoding 30S ribosomal protein S6e, protein MADFKLVVSDSKTGKAYNIDIAGPKTAKFVGKAIGTEVDGEAAGLTGYTLVITGGSDKDGVPMRGDLPGQGRRKVLVSGGIGYHPKEEGMRRRKTLRGNEIAGELVQVNAMVKEYGPKPIEEIVPKSEGAGKKKKEEKKAANAAKK, encoded by the coding sequence ATGGCAGATTTCAAGCTAGTAGTTTCAGACTCAAAGACAGGAAAAGCGTATAACATCGACATCGCCGGGCCTAAGACCGCGAAGTTCGTCGGCAAGGCTATCGGCACCGAGGTCGACGGCGAAGCCGCAGGCCTTACTGGATATACTCTCGTCATCACGGGCGGCTCGGACAAGGACGGGGTCCCCATGAGGGGAGACCTGCCTGGCCAGGGGCGGAGAAAGGTGCTCGTCTCGGGCGGCATCGGATACCACCCGAAGGAAGAGGGCATGAGGAGGCGCAAGACGCTCCGCGGCAACGAGATCGCCGGCGAGCTCGTCCAGGTAAACGCCATGGTCAAGGAATACGGCCCCAAGCCCATCGAGGAGATCGTCCCGAAGAGCGAGGGCGCGGGCAAGAAGAAGAAAGAAGAGAAGAAGGCCGCGAACGCGGCAAAGAAGTAA
- a CDS encoding PadR family transcriptional regulator yields the protein MGDIFERFETEVKRGVMQVAVMCLLERERYGYDIIKSLKDAGLGVEEGTLYPILRRLEDERILSSRWVTEGPRPRKYYMITEYGREIREKLLGSLKSIGDSIGRLEIEMKGAN from the coding sequence ATGGGCGACATCTTCGAACGCTTCGAGACCGAAGTGAAACGCGGGGTGATGCAGGTGGCCGTGATGTGCCTCCTCGAGAGGGAGCGCTACGGCTACGACATCATCAAGAGCCTCAAGGACGCCGGGCTGGGCGTGGAAGAGGGCACGCTCTATCCTATCCTCCGACGCCTCGAGGACGAGCGCATATTGAGCAGCCGCTGGGTCACGGAAGGCCCCCGGCCGCGGAAATATTACATGATCACCGAATATGGCAGAGAGATACGGGAAAAGCTGCTGGGGTCGTTGAAGTCGATCGGCGACTCCATAGGCCGGCTTGAAATTGAAATGAAAGGGGCGAACTGA
- a CDS encoding glycosyltransferase family 39 protein: protein MKVDTYLGIGSLKLSLGFLNKYKLAILAVFLFALYFSNNSYVISGDAIPTTLLPWAILEEHTIVLDNFTGFIITQWENHYFVVLKQGHLISFYPIVAAILALPFYLPAYIIITLSGRPVVDFTDSFIFTTGYSMKFAAVTMAVLSVVVLYLLLKRLFDDKWAYILAIVYGVCTSTWTISSQSLWQHGPAQLLIICCYFFILRNIDRPGNTNVLGIGAISALAFFNRPTDGILLIPAVFYVLKEKRWLAIPAFLIAGAPFMAYNQYYFGSVLGGYSNAVGTHIFSVMAAAPLAVQATAVLTNAAYVTAGIGDISYIGDIIKRYMDFFVLLLTFTPIALLAITGVINLLKQKKLTGIRLDIQMAILLSLLVYTLFFGLINFGSGWGYGPRYWSDAMPLIMIFIGWSKSESTLYKAAFASLALISFAIQAYGAYIYLLIPA, encoded by the coding sequence ATGAAAGTCGATACGTACCTTGGCATTGGATCATTGAAGCTAAGCCTTGGATTTTTAAACAAGTACAAGCTGGCGATCCTGGCCGTGTTTCTTTTCGCACTGTATTTTTCCAATAATTCTTACGTTATAAGCGGTGATGCCATCCCCACGACCCTGTTGCCCTGGGCCATCCTCGAGGAGCATACGATCGTCCTGGATAATTTTACCGGCTTTATCATCACCCAGTGGGAGAACCATTATTTTGTCGTCCTCAAGCAGGGGCACCTCATATCGTTTTACCCCATCGTAGCGGCCATCCTTGCCCTGCCCTTCTATCTGCCTGCTTACATAATAATTACGCTGTCCGGCAGGCCCGTCGTCGATTTCACCGACTCGTTCATCTTCACGACCGGCTATAGCATGAAGTTCGCCGCCGTGACGATGGCGGTCCTGAGCGTCGTCGTCTTGTACTTATTATTGAAGAGGCTGTTCGATGACAAATGGGCTTACATCCTCGCGATCGTTTATGGGGTCTGCACCAGCACCTGGACGATCAGCAGCCAGTCCCTGTGGCAGCACGGCCCTGCGCAATTGCTCATCATTTGCTGCTACTTTTTCATATTGAGGAACATCGACAGGCCGGGCAACACCAATGTATTAGGCATAGGCGCCATATCCGCCCTCGCCTTCTTTAACCGGCCGACGGACGGCATCCTGCTGATACCCGCTGTTTTCTATGTCCTGAAGGAAAAACGCTGGCTCGCCATTCCCGCATTCCTCATCGCCGGCGCGCCGTTCATGGCCTATAACCAGTATTACTTCGGCTCCGTGCTGGGCGGATACAGTAATGCAGTGGGTACCCATATCTTCTCAGTGATGGCAGCCGCCCCGTTAGCTGTGCAGGCCACCGCCGTACTCACGAATGCTGCATATGTAACGGCGGGGATAGGCGACATAAGCTACATCGGGGATATCATCAAGCGATACATGGATTTTTTCGTGTTACTGCTCACGTTCACGCCGATAGCGCTCCTGGCGATCACGGGCGTTATCAACCTGCTTAAGCAAAAAAAGCTGACAGGCATCCGCCTCGATATACAGATGGCGATACTCCTGTCATTACTGGTATATACGCTGTTCTTCGGGCTGATCAACTTCGGCTCAGGCTGGGGCTATGGGCCGCGGTACTGGTCCGACGCAATGCCCCTGATCATGATATTTATCGGATGGTCGAAGTCCGAAAGCACTTTGTATAAAGCGGCTTTCGCCAGCCTGGCGCTGATATCGTTCGCGATACAGGCTTACGGCGCTTATATCTATCTGCTGATCCCCGCTTAA
- a CDS encoding FKBP-type peptidyl-prolyl cis-trans isomerase, with the protein MAITKGDIIKLSFTGKLDNGSVFDTTDADVAKENNIYDEKRTYEPMTIVVGSNSLVEGFEEDLMGKKKGYKGTVAVPPEKGYGFRSLELIETVSVKKFDKKPEPGVWIESEGRIGVVESVSGGRVKVDYNEPLAGKTLTYEYKIEDVLEDKGEKTDAIVHGYIGPEAKYEVDGDNITIDVPKGYFLSEEWTLGKVLIARFLTSFAGYKTVTYKETFTEEDLIEKSE; encoded by the coding sequence ATGGCAATCACAAAAGGCGATATCATCAAGCTATCGTTCACTGGAAAGCTCGACAATGGCTCAGTGTTCGACACGACGGATGCAGATGTGGCAAAGGAGAACAACATATACGACGAGAAGCGCACATACGAGCCGATGACCATCGTAGTGGGCTCGAACTCCCTCGTCGAGGGCTTCGAAGAGGACCTGATGGGCAAAAAGAAGGGCTACAAGGGCACAGTAGCGGTGCCGCCGGAGAAGGGTTATGGATTCAGGAGCCTGGAGCTCATCGAGACGGTCTCCGTGAAGAAGTTCGATAAGAAGCCCGAGCCCGGCGTGTGGATCGAGTCCGAGGGACGCATCGGCGTCGTCGAGAGCGTCAGCGGGGGAAGGGTCAAGGTCGACTACAACGAGCCGCTGGCCGGCAAGACGCTGACCTATGAATACAAGATCGAGGACGTACTCGAGGATAAGGGCGAGAAGACGGACGCCATCGTTCATGGCTATATCGGCCCAGAGGCAAAGTACGAGGTCGATGGTGACAATATCACGATCGACGTGCCCAAGGGATATTTCCTGAGCGAGGAATGGACGCTGGGCAAGGTGCTCATCGCCAGGTTCCTGACGAGCTTCGCGGGCTATAAGACGGTAACGTATAAAGAGACGTTCACCGAAGAGGACCTGATCGAAAAAAGCGAATGA
- a CDS encoding type II toxin-antitoxin system HicA family toxin — protein MPRLPVVSWKDIIKLLRKLGYNFKRQGKRDHIIYSIDSPRVGLGIVSIPRHDEIDPGTLRSILDIVSDNTGLTTNDLIEMLR, from the coding sequence ATGCCGAGACTGCCAGTTGTTAGCTGGAAAGACATCATTAAACTACTTCGAAAGCTCGGCTATAATTTTAAAAGGCAGGGCAAAAGAGACCATATAATATATTCAATTGATTCCCCGAGAGTTGGGTTGGGAATAGTCTCTATTCCACGACATGATGAAATAGACCCAGGCACATTAAGGTCTATCCTTGATATAGTGAGCGACAATACAGGATTAACGACTAATGATCTAATAGAAATGCTAAGATAA
- a CDS encoding FKBP-type peptidyl-prolyl cis-trans isomerase, whose protein sequence is MAVQKGDFIKLSYTGKLQNGAVFDTTDANVAKENGIYNEKANYSPETIIVGKGYVVAGLDEDIIGKDVGEKGHVEVPPEKGFGMRRLDLIETIPAKKFKEKVKPGMRVQVQGRTGVVESTAGGRVRINFNPVLAGETLTYDYTVEELIEGTDNKVDAILKMYTGQDVGHKTEGDKVIVEVPKEFSYNQRWLVAKGVAANEIMEQEDIKEVVFQETYTKPEAPKVEEAAPAEEEKKE, encoded by the coding sequence ATGGCAGTACAGAAAGGAGATTTCATCAAGCTCTCATACACCGGCAAGCTCCAGAACGGCGCCGTGTTCGACACGACCGACGCGAACGTCGCGAAGGAGAACGGCATATACAATGAAAAGGCGAACTATAGCCCCGAGACCATCATCGTCGGCAAGGGCTACGTAGTCGCCGGCCTGGACGAGGACATCATCGGCAAGGACGTCGGCGAGAAGGGCCACGTCGAAGTGCCCCCCGAGAAGGGCTTCGGCATGAGGCGCCTCGACCTCATCGAGACCATCCCGGCCAAGAAGTTCAAGGAAAAGGTCAAGCCCGGCATGCGCGTCCAGGTCCAGGGAAGGACCGGCGTCGTCGAGAGCACCGCGGGCGGCCGTGTTCGCATTAACTTTAACCCGGTCCTCGCGGGCGAGACTCTCACTTACGATTACACCGTCGAGGAGCTCATCGAAGGCACCGACAACAAGGTCGACGCCATCCTGAAGATGTACACCGGCCAGGACGTCGGGCACAAGACCGAGGGCGACAAGGTCATCGTCGAGGTCCCCAAGGAGTTCTCGTATAACCAGCGCTGGCTCGTCGCCAAGGGCGTCGCCGCCAACGAGATCATGGAGCAGGAAGATATTAAGGAAGTCGTCTTCCAGGAGACCTACACGAAGCCTGAGGCTCCGAAGGTCGAGGAAGCTGCCCCCGCTGAAGAAGAGAAGAAAGAGTAA
- the cyaB gene encoding class IV adenylate cyclase, whose amino-acid sequence MLMIEIEIKARADHDALKNRLKQEGADYEKTVEQTDIYFNAPDRDFGETDEALRLRNEGGQVFMTYKGPKLDPLSKTRKEVDVEVADFDKMEELIRCLRYKETLRVRKMREIYHLDGALVCLDKVDGLGEFVELETLAVDEGAIAPRRDFLVGTLRHLGVMGELIRESYLEMLLAKK is encoded by the coding sequence ATGCTGATGATCGAAATCGAGATCAAAGCCAGGGCGGACCATGATGCCCTTAAAAATAGGCTTAAGCAAGAAGGGGCCGACTATGAAAAGACAGTCGAGCAGACCGATATTTACTTTAACGCTCCTGACCGTGATTTTGGCGAGACGGACGAGGCGCTGAGGCTCCGGAACGAGGGCGGGCAGGTCTTTATGACGTATAAGGGTCCGAAGCTCGACCCCTTGAGCAAGACCCGGAAGGAAGTGGATGTGGAGGTCGCCGATTTCGATAAGATGGAGGAGCTCATCCGCTGCCTGAGGTATAAGGAGACGCTGCGTGTTCGTAAGATGAGGGAGATCTATCATCTTGATGGTGCCCTCGTGTGCCTGGATAAGGTGGATGGACTGGGCGAGTTTGTGGAGCTTGAGACACTGGCCGTGGATGAAGGTGCTATTGCACCGAGGCGGGACTTTTTGGTCGGGACGCTGCGGCACCTGGGTGTCATGGGTGAGTTGATAAGGGAATCGTACCTTGAGATGCTCCTTGCGAAAAAATAA
- a CDS encoding nitroreductase family protein — MEVADAIELRRSIRRFKNKEIPEGMLKEVLRAAHMAPSAGNLQGRDLIIIKDNAVKELLCMAALNQYFIMAAPVCIVVCANVSRSSARYGKRGELYAVQDSSAAIMNMMLMAQDLGLGTCWVGAFNEAAVTQLLSLPAGVRPVALIPIGYPDESPEVPPRMGEATEHWGKW, encoded by the coding sequence ATGGAAGTTGCCGACGCCATTGAGTTAAGGCGCTCTATACGCCGTTTTAAGAACAAGGAAATACCTGAGGGCATGCTTAAGGAGGTCCTGCGGGCCGCCCATATGGCGCCGTCTGCCGGGAACCTTCAGGGCCGCGATCTCATTATTATCAAGGATAATGCTGTTAAGGAATTGCTGTGCATGGCCGCCCTGAACCAGTACTTCATAATGGCCGCCCCGGTGTGTATCGTTGTTTGCGCTAACGTTAGTCGTTCTTCCGCCCGTTACGGGAAGCGAGGCGAGCTCTATGCCGTGCAGGATTCCTCAGCCGCTATCATGAACATGATGCTTATGGCGCAGGACCTGGGACTGGGCACCTGCTGGGTGGGCGCATTTAATGAGGCGGCTGTGACGCAGCTTTTGAGCCTGCCGGCCGGGGTGCGGCCCGTTGCTTTAATACCTATCGGTTATCCCGACGAGTCGCCCGAAGTGCCGCCGAGGATGGGCGAGGCGACCGAGCATTGGGGGAAATGGTGA